TTTCTTTTTTGTTCGTATACCTTTTTTgttcctctttttttttctttttttttctctttctgtACTCTGCTGTCGACTAGAAGACTGAAGGAATCCTTTACAATAAAAAttctgacattaaaaaaaaataacatcttttaTCGGTAGTTTATAAATTTCACTGAGTGCATgttatttttgtgttgtttttttttttctagttaaaatctttttgtttttcattttgtttttatatttgttcttTGTTATGACgcgaaagtataaaaaaaaatatgtagaggATATATCGCATTTATCCGTGTTAAGATACCATTGTAAAAAATAACATGCATAGCATgtcaataatatatttgtttacaaattttagtgTGTTTTTTTAGACATCCTGTTAAACATATCCATACTTATTTAGTATacactttcttttttctttgacaCCATAATATATGTTACCACAAAAAAGATCCTAAAAGGTATGTCAATAGCCACACAAGACAATCATAATTAACGACCAAGAAacaaatttgtatgttttttactCGTGTACATGATACTACAATAATTGTACATgccttattttctatattttaatgtTAATGGTGTTATTTCTAAAGAAAACCGAAGGAATCTTTTGaataagatttttataaaatctCTATATCCAGCATTAGAACGATATCAAGGTCGTTGCCAAAAAGAcagtgaaatgtttttacagtaaAATTTTGCCAACTAAAAAAAGGTACAGGTATGGTCAATTTCTTTTGAATGTGACGAGGAATTggatattaaagatttaaaatgatatatacgTAGAACTCTTTTATAACCCTTCATTTATAATAGCTGTAAGGGAGCTACTATTTGATTTTAATAGGGGTAGGTGGTAGATGAAATTCAAAAATAGGCTAGAAAGGAGTTTTGCTAATTACCGAAGCAAAATTGTTAGTTCTCCGAACTTTCCTGTAGCAATTCGCTGATTGTCGAGGTTATGAACTTCGATGTTTGCATGGAAATGGGTCGCACGACGATGCACTTTACAGACTGCAACTGTTTTAAGACACTATTAAGAATTGAACAATAATTAAACATGCATCTATTAAATTTGACATCGTTGCATGAATTAATTGGTATCATTGTTTTGATATATTCAATGTTGCTGTCGATGTTTGTTTTGCTACACACTTCCTGTTAACATTATATGTGCATTAGCAACCAACAAGCTTGTATATTCTCCACCTTTAAACCTCGAAACGATATCAAACtcaaattgatatttattttctaaGCGAttcttttttgtttgatatttttgatttataaggGTCTGGATATTTTGCGATCGAGGCTTGCATGCAGATAAGGTTAACACAAGTCATGCCTGAAACTAGCCAATAATATGCCAATCGTAACCAAATTTCTGTTGGAACCATCTAACCCTCCAAAAATGGAAATTTTAACAATAAACTTTTGTAATTTTCTAATCCCTATACGTGATTGATACAGCAAATCCCACACATTCAGTATATGTATTCTGTTTCCTATTTGGGTGTTTTAGACGTAAACTAttatcagtttttgtttgtttttggacCGTTTGAAGTAGAGCATATATTAAGTATAATCATGAgagaaaagaagaaaataaagtaACTGGTAATATCATAAATTTGTCTTCTAACAGTTTGTAATATCTGTATTTGTCCACAAAAAAAAGTTGCAATAGCTACCGTAAAACACATTTACCATGcagattttttaaatgtatgttaaATTTGGCACTTGCGTACAACCATCTCTTCTAACCTGGTATCCGGGCCCTTCCCAGCGACAAGTTTGTGTAATGCGAAGAGAGGAATTATCATAATAGGTCATTGTATTTACTTTAGCTATCTATGTTTTATTTGGAACGTGAAATGAATGAagcatgttttgcatttattataTAACAGGGCTGCATTTGTATGCCAAATTAGCATTCTTCTTTATTAAttaataaagtttatttatattcTGTTCAAATTGTTTAATTCATTACCTGCATTTGCATTGGTAATATTATTTACAATGTTAATATATGCAATTGATGacattaagttaaaaaaaatcatgctaaAAATTTTGCTAATTAAATTGATAAGATATCATCTTCTTGAAATGTGTGCCATTAAACGTAGAGAAAACACCAACCAACAATAATTACACAGCGTTTACAACGGcatttttattcagtaaaaaaataactGCAACTGACTATGCTTTAGAAGAATGATATGTTTGTTATGGTACTATCTTTGCTCTCATGTGTCAGGAAACACCagggaatattaaaaaaaattagggaTGTCAACCACACCTCAGCACGGTGAAGAATTACTTCTCGAGTACAGATTAGTTTCACAAAGCGAAATTCCAGTACTCTCTCTCGCTTAAATATCTACAAAATAAGCAACAATGCATTATGGATCAGGAACGATCCGGTGGACAAGCAAATATACACGAcgtgttacaattttaatatAAGTTCTGATTTCGTTTTATGGGCTAACTTAAACTGGAATCCGCTTGACTGTATTACAGTACACTCTATCaacaaagtgtagtagtcagccgagaaccagcttaGGGCTAACTAAATCCAAGTGTCATAATATGATAAAGTAATTGTAAATTCTAGACATTGTTCAAACACCCGTCTTTATTCTTACgtgttatatttcctattttgcaAATGGGAAATTTCAAAgatgttatagatatattttgaaattcagggccgtaactacattgaggcaaatgaggcaaatgcctcatgttggaaatttcaaaaaaaaccaaaaaaactgaaacaagattgtcttcatatcaacctgaattgttttcacggaaagtttcttgcaagaagcaagttctcttcactctctgatgatgtcgcccctgcatgttttccattggtctattgtttgtacttctgtgtcccgggtttgtcttttgtatGTCCTACTTTATAACTGTAGTCTgcagagtgttgattttcatttgtaaagtgtggttttgcaatgttgcatgtccaacgatgtccagacattgtacgagaaactattttaagaatatacgatgctactggacatagacaaaaattgtcgtttctgcatggagaattgaacttgatatcaaagaatacaaaactggctctttttttgtagataaaactagattgctgacatggtttaaattaaagtaagaccaccaattttccggtatcaaatcatctttaaaaaaaaacgtcaatgtattgccataattatgaccttttacattagaggattaaacttgcatgaagtcgtgttcagactcttaaacagaaaataaaagaatatggagtaaacgtgcacaGGACCTTAtctcacacaaagtcaatgcatagaaaaaatacaaatgatcaatggccaaaactttttttccctttcttcatcttgatagttgatggagggtcttcaacaataaaagaatcattaataccgtaaaacaaggtcaagatggtccttagtgtcgacttaagcagtactagtacttaaagtataatactgcactgtcactatatttaaatctagtcataaaaaaatcaccaaggTCTGAATTATGCACTTGagtacaagacaagaacagacaaacataatgattatgataatttcggtttttgctttatcctacatatcggtctacttttaatgttgtccccgtaaaaacctaaaagtcttgaattacaatatatttatgtttttgctttgaaacaagaatattgtcgaaagaaatagctaaaaattaattgcgtttcaatgtaagagagagtccgggaaacgctcagaatgcacgattttgcgttatttttctcagagcttctgggggccttgagcggtccccagacccctcgccaaaaaattttcgcctcgctacgctcggcgaatatattttgcctcaataTTAAAAGaagctagttacggccctgaaattACCAATTtgcaaaataggaaatataacatACCTACCAAATTCAACCCTgtcaaaagaaatatatcaattgTTCATTTAAAAACAGTAACTAAAGCAACCATAAGGAAAGTATCGGATGTCCCTTTTCGACCTACTGGCGTAGATTTTGTGCCTGACAAACGCACAAAGACGTCAAATAAcgtcacacacaaaaaaaaaagacggAAAGACGATTGGAATCTAGGGTATTTACCAATCAATTCTGTATGTGATATTTGAAACTTTCACAAGGtgatatccaaaaaaaaaaataaaagtattttatggAATCCAAAAGTACACATTTGATTTCTAACTACCCTCACCACAATAATGTTATGTTTGTTAACTTTGTAGGTCGTTGTATAAATTAATTGACCGgatatttatttaaagaattattttgaattgattAATTGTCCAGGAAAATATATACCATGATTAATAGCTCATTTCTACGTGTGCTAATTAACAAAACAGtctcataatcattaatttaatgAACACATATTGAATATAAATGATAACAAAAGTCAAACCAGATCAAACACAAGTCACATTGTATAATCGTGATGATATTTGTCACAACTAGGCCGATTCCATACATCTATCTAGATGCAGAGAAGAGGTGTCACCGGTTGGTAGATGCATGATGATTAGAGGTCTCAGAGGTCATTCACTGATGGTCATTTCAGGGTGCGACGAGTTCgtttgtagtttaaaaaaaacgACTTTATATCGATATTATAGGAATGGTCAAGACAAATTATTCCGAAAGTGTAGACCTAGAAAAGCTGCTCATGTGTGTAGCCCACCACTttgatggtatatatgataatCTCGTAAATCCGTTACTATTTCTAAATGGAAAATGTCGGAGACATTTTAAACAACAATTTAACACTAACACACGAAACATATTTGGCAATcttgccacatcttctttttatatttaactttgacCGGAagaaattacaatttaattatcCGATGTGTATTTAATAGAAAATCAGTTTCCGGAGGATAAAACGGACAATGTCATAATAGGAAACCGATCAGTCGAGTATCATTTTGAAATTCGATTTAGGTACTACCAAGCGAACATCGAACAACGGGTAAACCGATCTTAACACAGGGAATGAAACCGAATCCCGATAGTGTAAAGtttccattttgaaaaaaaaaaatataaaaaaaaaacaacaattaatatTCGAAAAGACAAAGAACCTCAATGCCATTCTAATCATTTATCTAAATGTTCCTATCACCTTGGGGAAAGGAAAACAAATACTCATTGCtgaataatttgaataatttttctttttttcttcagaaaatgatGGATGATGGTGGTCGATGTGGCCCTTGTGGTGACCCTTGGATAAGTCCAAGAAATAATGAAGCAGGTGGCAAATATGCCACAGGAACTATAGCGCGGCATTATGCCACAGGGCAGATCATAAACGTGACAGTAGAATTAACGAGCAATCATAAAGGGTACTACGAATTCCGACTCTGCCCTAACAATAATCCATCAAGGGCTGTAACTCAGGAATGTTTAAATAGAAATGTTTTGAATATTATGGGTCACGGAAAACGATATGTTATAGACTCACCAGATTCTAACTTATTTATGGAGTTTCAGCTATCGCTACCTCCAGGATTGAGTTGTTCACAGTGTGTCTTACAGTGGAAATGGCGAGCAGGTACGCAGAATTTTTAAGGTCTGATAATACAATTTTTGTTAAGACATGTCTTGTTAATTCagaggttgtcatttgttgatgtgttacatatttgtttttcttttttttttacatcaattaGGCCCTtatttttctagtttgaattgttaaatacattttatagctgactatgctgtatgggcattgctcattgttaaaggcagtacggtggcctatagttgttaatttctgattcatttggtctcttgtggagagttgtctcattggcaatcacaccacatcttttttatttgtcgATAAATGACGTAGATTGAATCATTTGAAAGACAATAAATTCCTTTCATATGTGTGATGTATTTAAAGATAAGACAAGATTGAAAGCTTGGTTCAGTaacaaaatgtcaatttcaagtACTGTAAGACGGCAATAAAAGTAACATGGAGAAGAATTGAAAATAGCTGTCACTTAGACATATACATGCACTGCatgaaaataaagagatgaaaGTTCATAGAAGTGGATGGATGTTAGGAATCATAATAGTCAATGTTAATTAATTTAAGAATTATAGTGTAAAATATACGGTATAATGCTTGCAACCATCTTTGTTAACGGTTTAGTAGAAAGGACTTTGGTTATACCTGTTCTGTACTAAATGGGTGTTCATagaaactactcaaccaaatcaAGATCATACTAGTGAATAGTATTCAATTTACATATTGGTATGTTATTTTCTCTTATCGTTTTACCTCAAAATTATTTTctctaaaaatataatatacagcaatATAACGTGTTCCACATTTTTATCTGATTTGAAATGAAACTACTTTTGATGGTAAAACCCATCATACAAAAAGGAAGTTATTTTAATCACATTTAGTttgattatttgtatttgtatcacCTTAGGGATAAGAAAACAAATACTCATtgttgttttgggtttttttgcaGCTCAGAACAAGGGGAGCAATGGTCATGGCGGTGAATGCTTTGGATGTGGACCCCAGGAACATTTTATAAACTGTGCGGATGTCTCAATAGGCAGTCGAGCCAATGTACTACCTCTAAATCGACCAGGACAAAGAGGTGTTTTTATTAGCAAAACAGGTCCTAAAATGAATGTTATTCATAGCCCTTCAAAAACTACATCTGCACCGAAACAACCTGTTCAAAGGGTTTACGATGCATCTGTTATGGAACCACCAGTGGATTCGTATTCTAATAATTACTTGCCAACGAGCTCAAATGCTCAAACTTCTAATAACTACCAGCCAACGAGATCAAACGCTCAGAGTTCTAATAACTACCAACCAACGAGATCAAACGCTCAGAGTTCTAATAACTACCAACCAACGAGATCAAACGCTCAGAGTTCTAATAATTACCGTTCTAATAATTACCAGCCAAAGAACTTAAACGTTCAAAATTCTAATAATTACCAACAAAGGAACTCGAACACTCAAAGGAGTTCAAATACTGGTCGTAGGTCAGGTACgtctcaaaataaaatatatgtgtatCAGAGGGAAAAGTCACCTCAAGAGTACAGAAATAATCATCAGACACAACGTGAAAGCTTTAACCAACATTCACCAATTTCGAAACAAGTGTCGTATGATAAAATGTTGGATTCTAAAAATCAAATTACAGCTATGGTATTGCAATATGTATCATCGTTGCCAATGGATACGGCTATGGAATCTGGTATGATTGAATGTGATGGATTTATTCGCCCTGTGTGTAAAGCTGTGCCCCTGTGGAATAACAATAGACCGTTTGACGAATGGTGTTCTGTTTTATGTCCGACGGGAGTTTGTCCAGCAGCCGTCTGCTCGTGTTCATGCCCGccaaaacaaaacaacagacaAAACAATGCTCAATATGCGCATGAGCAACAAATGAAATGTCGCAGCATGACATCGTTTGGGGATCAATCAATGGATAGGTGGTGTACGATCACGTGTAATTCAAACCCAGACAACTGCCCAAGTGACCACTGCTGGTGTGATGGACTGTAATCAAGCTATATGCAGATTTTTATGTGGATTGTATCAACCCATTTTGTGTTATTTTCAACAAGCCATACCCCCATGGAACTTGCAGCAAATTTAGCACGCATAAGCTAAATAAACCTGCATTGTtagatatttattgatatttattttaaaatttatgaaaaaaaaacctggaaATAATGGATCGCAAAATATTTTGTGCGTTTCTACAACAAAATACTGTTTTAACAATCTACATGTTTTGTCCATTAAGTATACAAGGTGACAGGTAAAAATAACATTGGGGATATGTGTTGTCATTAGATATCTGGGACATGCATTAAGTGATGAGTGTTGATTTTTTATTACAATGTGCCAAATATTTTAACTTACTAGGACACAATGATCGGTCAAGAAGGTGATAAAGAAAATGTTTTGGACCCGGtagatatttctttctttttttagatgAACATCTACGAGGTCATGAATGCCGTACTAAATCTgtcttttaaaatcattttggATTAATATCAAAAGACAAAATAGTAACAATAGGTTATCACGAACTAGAGCAAAACATCAACCTCGCCATCAATCTGTTTTACTTTTTTGCTTTCTTTTTGTGAAATTTATGACACGATGCCTGAAACCATggaatataataaatatattttaccggttacgtattttttttttgtcatttgcctGTAgcgaaaacggtagtatttattcttccataggcgacaatactagtattttctaaatttaccacctTTTATAATAAAACAGTTATGTTTCTGTTTTAGACATTAAAGTTAAATAGTAtaattttggaagtcttttcgaaCAATTCTCAAAATAGTGTTTCTAtgaaattgtaaatatacacactgcagttattcatagttaaaaaaaatttaaagagttgtacccttacatccaatcacagcgctcctaagttgacttcctgcACCTTCCTCGGGTAGCATAGGCACACAAAGCCAACCTAAATAAACCAGGGATAATGTGATACTACTTTTTTCCCTTAAAGTACACGTGTGATGCATTGCTTCCATAGTGCCGGTGCAAATCCGTCGTTTGCTTcacgaatttttttaatttttttttgttggcccgaaaaaatataaaagaggGTGAATAGTCAAAGTtcaaaaactaaatttattgTAATGTCGTATGGATAAGACCAAGAACActttaaaaattatgacaaaaaaaaaacacgaaaaacaaatatatatgggGGTCCTTCGCTTTGGTAAATGACGATAGCACATTACAAACTCTGCTAGTTTCTAAAATCTGCAGTCCTTTCTTCTAGACTCCGCTGGCGATTTAGAGCTTTCCATATAGTATTGACACTTTCCTATTCTTGAACACCGTAACTTAATATCGACATTGAAATGTctttggtttttttgtttgtcgTCGTGTTACTGCCTCATATACATAACTTTTCAATCGttttatgattgattttttttccgtTCACAATTTATCACATGCAAGGACACTAACAATTGTATATTATGAAATTATGAATATAATTTTGTTGGAAACATCGTTTATTGAATCAATCTAAATCTTAAACCAATTGACAGATTTTAGCAATTTTCCAGAGCAGACGATCGGTCTTTCATACCCAAAAAACTATTTCAATCACTTACTAGAGCAGACAATCTGTCTCATCATCAGTATGTTGGTGTCTTCCCcgtcttt
The window above is part of the Mytilus galloprovincialis chromosome 4, xbMytGall1.hap1.1, whole genome shotgun sequence genome. Proteins encoded here:
- the LOC143072164 gene encoding uncharacterized protein LOC143072164 isoform X2 gives rise to the protein MDKLTLVQFLLCIGTVLGHGRMIEPPMRSSMWRYGFKTPKNYNDNELNCGGFAKMMDDGGRCGPCGDPWISPRNNEAGGKYATGTIARHYATGQIINVTVELTSNHKGYYEFRLCPNNNPSRAVTQECLNRNVLNIMGHGKRYVIDSPDSNLFMEFQLSLPPGLSCSQCVLQWKWRAGTQNF
- the LOC143072164 gene encoding uncharacterized protein LOC143072164 isoform X1; amino-acid sequence: MDKLTLVQFLLCIGTVLGHGRMIEPPMRSSMWRYGFKTPKNYNDNELNCGGFAKMMDDGGRCGPCGDPWISPRNNEAGGKYATGTIARHYATGQIINVTVELTSNHKGYYEFRLCPNNNPSRAVTQECLNRNVLNIMGHGKRYVIDSPDSNLFMEFQLSLPPGLSCSQCVLQWKWRAAQNKGSNGHGGECFGCGPQEHFINCADVSIGSRANVLPLNRPGQRGVFISKTGPKMNVIHSPSKTTSAPKQPVQRVYDASVMEPPVDSYSNNYLPTSSNAQTSNNYQPTRSNAQSSNNYQPTRSNAQSSNNYQPTRSNAQSSNNYRSNNYQPKNLNVQNSNNYQQRNSNTQRSSNTGRRSGTSQNKIYVYQREKSPQEYRNNHQTQRESFNQHSPISKQVSYDKMLDSKNQITAMVLQYVSSLPMDTAMESGMIECDGFIRPVCKAVPLWNNNRPFDEWCSVLCPTGVCPAAVCSCSCPPKQNNRQNNAQYAHEQQMKCRSMTSFGDQSMDRWCTITCNSNPDNCPSDHCWCDGL